The DNA sequence GAGGAGGAGGGTCAGGTCGACGGGCACGTTGAGGTTGATGCCCAGGATGTTGGCCTTGATGGCGGTGCAGAGGCAGACGGCGGCGTCTAGGTCCACCAGGCCTTCCAGCAGCGGACAGCACTGGTCGTTCTTCGGGGGGATGCTGAGCTTCAGTAGGTTCAGCACGTTGGCACACACCTCCAGCTTCAGCGCGTTCATCGGGCACgacccgccgccaccgccagaaGGCGGCGATGGTGGCGGCACCACCGGCGGAGTAGGACAGTACGGCGTGCAGCCATGCACCAGGGCCAGGACAGTGGAGAGGATGGTCAGGGCCAGGAACAGGGAAATAAGCTTGGATGCCATTGCTACCGATCAGAGAGCTAGCTAGTAGCTATAGCTCTTCAATCAAAGGGATTAAGTGTTTCTTTTGATCGAGCTAGGTGTGTGTTTGGGATGGCTCTCTTCGGTGGTATTTATAGACCAATTGAGCGAGCAAGTGTGTGGGCGTGCGTGTGAACATGTGTGTAGTTTGATAAGGGAGCAAGTGTACGTGTTTTGGATGCATGTGATGTGTGATGCGAACCCTACATACGTGTCTACCTGGCTCCTTGCATTTTTTCTGCAAATTGCATGCACGATTaattcattaattatatatatgtacaGCTTTTAGCTAGCTGGAGACGACTGGAACAACAAGGAATTGTTGCCTTAGCTTGTGTCCACTTTTCTTTTTTACAATGAAAAAGGGCCAAAGTGCCTAATGGCTAGAAAAAAAGGGAATGTTGACAAAAGAAAACATAGTGGGAGAGATAAAATAAGGATATCAAAGGGTGGAAGCCAATGAGAGATGAATCAAAGAAAGCAAGTTGCCACTAAACAAAAGAAGCAAATGAAAGTATAGAGTGAACTAGATCGAGGACTGCGCTCCTCCTCCCCCCGCTGACGGCCTCCCTGGCCATCGCCGGTCTTCAACTCCGCTGTTGGTGGGCTCCTTAGCTTGTTCCCTGCTCCCGTTTCGCTCCATGGCGGGGCTCCTCGCTTGGGGCGCATCATGGAGTCGATTGCTCCCCTAAGGGGGATGTGACTAGCTCTGGTTGCTCTGTTCACCAGACATGTGATCCTTGTTATTGTGGTCTTCCTGTCGCTTACAAGGTGTGTTCTTGACTCTGCCCCTCGAATGGAGTTCCCTAGCctttcttttgatcctagtttaaAGCTTCAAGATGAAATTTGGTATAAACTTGGGGTTCATGTCATTCATTATGTGCTGGATCACGCCTCCTTTCACCTTGTGGTCGCTTTTGGTCGTTGCAAGTTACATCTTTTCGAATAATCTATTAGGTCCTTGCTGCCGGTCGCCATTGGTAGCATCGCTAAGCAGTTCTGTGTGTCCCAACTTGGAGATCGTACTTTCAAATTTGTTGTCTCTACCAAATTGGTTGGCTTCTTTATCGCCAACCTTTGTTCCTTGACTCGTTCAAGGTCTTCTTCCTCTAGGCTAATGGAGGTCCCAATTGGTGCTTTGAGTACAATCGTTTCTTACTCAAAGAAGCTAGTTTTttatcttcttcctcctctaaatCAGGGCGTAGATCTTTTGTTGATGTCGTTAAGTCAACAATTCTCTTTGGTGCTAATTAATATCGTTCCCATGGGCTCTCACTGTCATCCTGTCGTCCCTGCTTCTAGTGCCAACACCATTCCCTTGGGCCTGCATCATCGCTCCTCCATCTCGACAACAAGGCAATCGGTGCATGATCGCCTTATCTTCCAGAGGGTTGCCGCCCACTCCGCTTCGTTCAGTGAGTTCAACCCCTAGGCAAAACTCTGCAATCGCTTCCTCTCCTCCTCTCATTGGCATGTCAACTGTACGGTGCCTATCTGGTGCCGCGCTTGCCAAAAGCAAGGTCAAATTGCCACCTTCTATCATTAATTCAAATCCCATGCGAGATAGTAGTATCCTTCAAAGGCCAATGAGGAAAAGACTGCTACTCAAGGACCTGCACTGCCTGGCCTCTTTTCCACTACTCAACCATCCACGCTTGGCTCACTAGTCTTTAAATAGTTTGGGGAGATGGCTCGTGCTTTTGGGACCTGAGTTGGTTATTGCACCTGAGTTAATTGTGCCTTGGGGACTGTGCCTTGGGGCTTGAGGCCCAATACTGTTTGTCAGCCCGAGTCAGACTCTACCTTATATGATGAGTTGGACTCGATCATAGGCAACTCTCGAACTCTTCGTCTTCCTACTATTCGCACCGGTGCATGGCAACTGTGGTGAGCGAAGAaagccctcctcctcctcctcccctcctAGCAATCCACCAGCTCAACTCTGTTGCTCCGATGGTGTTTCAGCGTGTTGATCTAGAGCCCTTCATTCTAGAACACTTGCAGTACGAAGACATCCCCAACAGAGAGTTTATGGAGTATGCAGTGGCCCCAGCCCAAAACCCTTTGTTGTTCCTTGCCattttaattaaataattgttttgctcataattgacttgttaaataataaataaaactaGTTTATTTAGTTAACCAATTAGTAAATGCATGTGGTTAAGTCATGTAATGACCTTTGCTTACTCCCATTGTTGAACTTGTGTAATGGTTAGTTAAACATCATGTCTTACTTGACTAGTATAAGATAATGAGTGTTGTTCTCATAATATCCACCTAATCATCTTGTATATATAATTATTAAAGATGCTTTAATTATTAGTTTCTTAGTATGATCATGAGTTAAGATGCATGTTAATCTTGTAGGTCTATGATTAGTACTAACTTGTGGTTAATAATTAGAATACTTTGTGAAGTGTGACTTTAGTTATACTGCTaaggaaagttgtactcaactGTCTTAGCTTGTTTACTTTATGTAATGTACTTGTACGTcttccatcatgcatcatggCATACATTCCATCATGTTAAATAAGCATCATTTATTTATGTGTAGTACATACGAGAGTGAGAAGATTCATGTTGATCAAGTTTTGGAGAAGGTTCATCCACCAATGGTGTTGGTACCAAATGCCACCTGGACATGTCATCTTGGCAATTAGTgcaattattttggtcttgaaaTGTGATCTGGACATGTTATATTGGCATATATACATGTATAGTgtcattattttggtcttgagaTATGATCTGGACTTGTCATATTGGCATATAGTGTCGTTATTTTGGTCTAATGTGATTTGCGCATGTAAACCATTCTAGATGTGATCAGGGCATGTGAACCattctatgtatatatatgatgcTTAAATATGACTCTGACCTCTAATCTATTGCTTCCTACAGGATGCATGCTTGCAAAATGTGCTCCAAATCATTACAAAATAGATTATGTCATTTTGTCGTTTCAAAATGTATCTTCCCATTAATCATGTCCATATATATAAAAGACTACTGGATTGTAGTGTCATTCATACCAAGGGAAAATATGTCTTACACTCATACACACACCGTTAGTCTCAGTTAACAGAATGGGGTACAGACTCAAAAAAATGTGGGCAAACGTACAAAGTCCGAAAAAGAGGGACAAATGAGCAGTTAGATGTCAAACTGAGGACAGAAATGCAATTCGCCCATATAATTAACTTGTATATAACCAACTAAATTTTCAAATATCATAATAAGCGCATACGAGTTCAGGTTCAAGATGCCATATGAAGATATTGATCTGATTTAATTCTGCGATCTAAATTCGAAAAACTGCTACGAACTAGCCCAATTTCTTATTCGAATTTATTTTCTACCAGGCGAGGCGCGCGTTAGCTGACTGTTCAGTACTGAAGCTTTACCGGGAAACGAGGGTTTATGAACTGACCAAAGCTGATGTATGAACTAGTTCTTCTCATGTCGACCTAGACCATCCATCATGCCTTCGTTTCGTCCCGGTCCTAGCTGTCGAACTCCGCGTCACGGACCTCGAGAAGGTATTCTGGGAGGAGGACGTGCAATATACATTAGCAACACCAACCAATCTAAATCATGAGGATGTTTTAGCTTGGCATTTTGACAATAAAGCTCCACTGCCTGGACAGCTCGAGATCAATTCAGATGGATCATTTATCTAGGAGACGTTGCAAGGGAGCTGGGGGCTTCATTATCCGTGACCATGAGGGCGACGGGGTACTTGCAGGAGCTGGTCGCCCTGGATCAATCCCAGATGCGTGGACAGCAGAGGCAGCAGTATGTGCTCAGGCATTGCAAGCAGCTACAGATTATGGTATATCGCACGTATAAGTAGAGGTGGACTCAGCAACGAGATGACTGACGGATCGTACGCCAACGAGAGTGGAGCGTCAGCATCTTCACACAAGGCGAACTGGCGAAGGTAAACCAATGGAGGTCACCAATGGCGGCTGCGTTCTTGGCCCTTTTTT is a window from the Sorghum bicolor cultivar BTx623 chromosome 5, Sorghum_bicolor_NCBIv3, whole genome shotgun sequence genome containing:
- the LOC8070668 gene encoding cortical cell-delineating protein; protein product: MASKLISLFLALTILSTVLALVHGCTPYCPTPPVVPPPSPPSGGGGGSCPMNALKLEVCANVLNLLKLSIPPKNDQCCPLLEGLVDLDAAVCLCTAIKANILGINLNVPVDLTLLLNHCGKICPADFTCPA